In Microbacterium sp. No. 7, the genomic window CATCACGGTGTGCCAGTCGATCGTGCCGCTCAGCTCGCCCTGGATGAGCGTGCGCACGATCTGCGTGCCCAGCCCGCGGCCGACCTGACCCTCGGGAAGGCCGACGCCCGTGTCGCGCACGCGCACCGACAGCTCCTCCTCCGTGCGCTGCGCGATGATCTCGACCTCGCCCTCCTGGCCCGCGAGGCCGTGCTCGACCGCGTTGGTCACGAGCTCCGTGAGCGCCAGCGCGAGCGGCGTCGCGTACTCGCTCGGCAGCCGGCCGAACGATCCGGTCTTCCGCGTCTGCGCGCGCGTGTTCGGCGCGGCGGCCACCTCGGCGACGAGCTTGAGCACGCGGTCGAACACGACGTCGAAGTCGACGTTCTGCGTCAGCCCCTCCGACAGCGTGTCGTGCACGACGGCGATCGCCGCCACGCGGCGCATCGCGTGGGTCAGGGCGTCACGGGCCTCGTCGGAGTGCGTGCGCCGCGCCTGGATGCGCAGCAGCGAGGCCACGGTCTGCAGGTTGTTCTTGACGCGGTGATGGATCTCGCGGATCGTCGCGTCCTTGGTGATCAGCTCCTGCTCCTGATGGCGGATCTCGGTGACATCGCGGCACAGCACGATGGCGCCGATGCGAGTGCCGTGATCGCGCAGCGGGATCGTCCGCAGCGACACCGTGACGCCGCGCAGCTCGATGTCGGCGCGCCACGGGGCGCGGCCGGCCATCACGATCGGCAGCGACTCGTCGACCTCGCGGCTCGCGGGCAGGATGCGGGTCGCGACGTCGAGCAGGGCCTCGCCCTCCAGCTCGTCGTCGAAGCCCAGCCGGTTGAAGGCCGACAGCGCGTTGGGGCTCGCGAACGTCGTGACCCCGTCGACGTCGAGCCGGATCAGGCCGTCCGACGCGCGGGGCGCTCCGCGACGCGGCGCGGTGGGCGCGTCGAGGTCGGGGAACTCCGCCGAGGCGACCATGCGGAACACGTCGTCGGCGCAGTCGTTGAACGTGATCTGCTGCCGCGAGGGCGTGCGGGCCTCGCCGAGGTTGGTGTGGCGCGTGAGCACCCCCAGCACGACGGCCGGCTGGTCGCCCTGCGCGCGCCGCCGCACGATCGGCACGGCGCGCACGCGCGTCGGCGTCTCCTCGAACCAGTCCGGCGACGCCGAGTCGACGATGCGCGCCTGCGTGAACGCGTCGCGCACCTGCGTGTGCCACTGCGGCCGCACCCGGTCGCCGACGATGTCGCGGTAGAACAGGGTCGCCGCGCCCGAGGGCCGCGTGTGCGCGACGGCGACGAAGGAGTCGTCGAGCGTCGGCACCCAGATGACGATGTCGGCGAAGGCGAGGTCGGCGAGCAGCTGGCCGTCACCGGCCAGCCGGTGCAGCCATTCGACGTCGGCATCGCTCGCGCGCCCTTGGGCGTAGACGAGATCGCTGAGGGTGGACACCCGTCAAGGGTACCGACTCTCTCCCGCGCTCTCTCTCATGCGCTCCGAGCAGCGGCGGGGCCGCGTCGCGCGGGCGCCGGCGACGCGATCGCCTCGCCCGCGAACCGGCGCAGCGCCGTGGCGAAGGAGGAGCGCGCCGCGGCGTGCGCGATGGGCTGCGCGGAGAGGATCGCGGCGTCGGCCGCCCTCGCGTCCCACGGGGCGAACCAGACGTCGGAGACGCCCGTGAACCGCTCCAGCGCACGCCGCACCTGCGCGCGGGCGTCGATGCCGAGGACACCGGGACGGAGCTTGTTGGCGAGCACGCGCACGGGCGTCGTGCCGATCGTCGCCCGCAGGTCGGGGTAGGCCCGCACGAACCGGGAGACGCCGACGGGATCGCAGCCGACCACCGCGACCACGAGGTCCGCGGCGGCCAGCGCGGCGAGCGTGGCCGCGTTGCGCCGGGGGCCGTCGAGGTCGCTGACGATCTCCTCGTCGCGCTCGAGCGGCGACGCGACGTCGACGACCACGGCGTCCGCCCACGCGCGGCACGCCGCGAGCGCCGCTCCGACGCGCGACGCGCTCAGCTCGGGCCAGCGGGACGGCCGGTTGAGGCCCGTGAGCACGTCGACCGCGCCGAGCCTGCTCGCGATGCGGGTGAGCTCGGTGCGGCTGAGCGCGCCCCGCTCGGCCCGCCGGCACGCGGCGGCGAAGCCCGGCCCCTCGTCGCTGAGCCCCGTGGCGAGTGCGAGCGACGGGGCGTGGCTGTCGGCGTCCACGAGCGCGACGCGACGCCCGTCGCGGGCCAGATCGCACGCCAGCTCGATCGCGACGGTCGTGCGCCCGGGCGCCCCCGCGGCGCCCCACACGACGATCGTGCGCCCGCGTGCATCCGGCTCGACGCGCGGTGCCGAGGGATGCAGGATGTCCTGGGCGTCCGTCTCGTCGTCCACGGCCGACAGGCCGAACAGCGCCGCACGGCGCCGGTCGTCGTCGCGCCCGCACAGCGGGGCGATGCGGACGCCGAGCTCGTCGCACGCGGCGACGAGTTCGGCCGTGAGCGTGCGGCGATCGGCCGCGATCACGAGCAGGTCGGCGTGCGCGAGCGCCTCGTGCGCGCCGCCGGCGACATCGCGCGGCTCGACGAGCGCGACGACCTCGGCATCCGCCTGCGTCAGGGACTCCCCCAGCCGGCGCCCGCGCTCGCCCGGCACCGCGACGACGACCCTCACGGCGTCGGTCCGGTCGTCGGTCCCGTCGTCGGCACGACCGAGACGCTCGCCTCGCCCGTGACGGCGGCGAGCACCGCCGCCACGTCGGCCTGCGGGATCACCACCTCGACCGACGTCCCCGGCGAGCCGAGCGCCGACGACCGCCGGTCGACGCTCGCGACCGTCACGGCCGCGACGAGGATGCGCGGGGTCACGGGCTCACCGCGCTCGACCCGGTCGGCGGCCCACACGTCGACGACGCTGCCGCGCTCGACGACCGCGGGCACGTCGACCGCGCTGCTGAGCACGACCGTCGTCGTCTGCGCCTGCCCGGCGGAGCCGAGGGCGCCCGTCGGCACCAGCTCGCCGCGCGAGATCGTGCGCGTCGCGATCGCGCCGGGCGCGAGCGTCGCGGGGCGTGCATAGGCGTCGCTCGCCGGCCCGAGGGCGACGTCGACGACGCGCAGGTCGCTCGAGGCGACGCTCTCGCCGGCGACGATCGTGCGCGTCGCGGCGAGCACGGGCTCGGTGTGGCGTGCGGCGGCGACGACGAGCCAGACACCGGCGATGGATGCCGCGATCAGCGCGATCCCCAGGAGGAACCGCAGGTCGGACCAGAAGGCGCGCGGCCTCGGCCGGGGTGCATCGAGGGAGGTCATGGCGTCCATCGTGTCGCGGCGCCCGAGCCGCCCGCGGAAGTTATCCACAGTCTGGCATCGTGTCGGGAGGCGGGCTCATAATGGCCTCATGTCTTCGCCCACTCCGTCCGGCGCGCGCCTGTTCACGCCCGCGCAGGTGGCGGAGATGCTCGCGATCGAGGTCGACGAGGTGATCGCGCTCGTGCTCGACGGACAGCTCCGCGGGGCGCGGGTGGGCTCGCCCGGACAGTGGCGCGTCGAGGCCGACAGCGTCGAGGCGTACCTCGACGACCAGGCGGAGGAGGCGCGTCGCATGGCGCTGTGGCGCGAGTCGAACGCCGCGAGCTTCCCCGAGCTGTGGGGTCGCGGGCCGGTGCGGCACCCGGACTGACGTCAGAGCGCGACCGGCGCGCCCAGGCGCACGGCGGCGATCGCGGCGAACGGGATCATCCGGTGGCCGTTCACCGCGTCGCCCCGTCGCGGCGCGTCGACGTCGTGCAGCGCGACGTCGAGGTGATCGGCGCCGGCGCGGTCGATCGTGCCGGTCAGGGTGCGTCCCGACGTCAGCACGATCGCCACGGGAACGCGCTTTCGCACCAGGTCGCGCGCGACGAAGCCGAAGGTCATCCGCTGCGAGAGCATCGACCCCGCGGAGGCGGCGCGCGCGGATCGCAGCAGCGACTCGTGCGTGAGCGTCAGCGCGACGATCGCGCCGAGGGGGACGAGCGTCGCGTGGGCGTTCGCGCCGTCGAGCGCGCACCAGTCGGCACCGACCGCGCTCACGCGGCCCGACACCGACTCCGCGCCGACGAGGTCGGCGCCCGCGTCCGCCCCGACGGCGGCGACGAGCCGCTCGCGCAGCGGCAGCTTGGCGAGGCGCAGGCGCTCCGACTCGCTGTCGAGCGCGGCGCGCTCGGCCTCCCACTCGGAGTCGAGCTGAGTCTCCAGGTCTTCGAAGAAGCGATCCCACCGCACGAGCCGAGGCTAGAGCACGCGCTCCGGCGCGGTGGCGAGTTGTCCAC contains:
- a CDS encoding sensor histidine kinase; translated protein: MSTLSDLVYAQGRASDADVEWLHRLAGDGQLLADLAFADIVIWVPTLDDSFVAVAHTRPSGAATLFYRDIVGDRVRPQWHTQVRDAFTQARIVDSASPDWFEETPTRVRAVPIVRRRAQGDQPAVVLGVLTRHTNLGEARTPSRQQITFNDCADDVFRMVASAEFPDLDAPTAPRRGAPRASDGLIRLDVDGVTTFASPNALSAFNRLGFDDELEGEALLDVATRILPASREVDESLPIVMAGRAPWRADIELRGVTVSLRTIPLRDHGTRIGAIVLCRDVTEIRHQEQELITKDATIREIHHRVKNNLQTVASLLRIQARRTHSDEARDALTHAMRRVAAIAVVHDTLSEGLTQNVDFDVVFDRVLKLVAEVAAAPNTRAQTRKTGSFGRLPSEYATPLALALTELVTNAVEHGLAGQEGEVEIIAQRTEEELSVRVRDTGVGLPEGQVGRGLGTQIVRTLIQGELSGTIDWHTVMGSGTEVTIEIPLRYFRSAT
- a CDS encoding AAA family ATPase, with protein sequence MRVVVAVPGERGRRLGESLTQADAEVVALVEPRDVAGGAHEALAHADLLVIAADRRTLTAELVAACDELGVRIAPLCGRDDDRRRAALFGLSAVDDETDAQDILHPSAPRVEPDARGRTIVVWGAAGAPGRTTVAIELACDLARDGRRVALVDADSHAPSLALATGLSDEGPGFAAACRRAERGALSRTELTRIASRLGAVDVLTGLNRPSRWPELSASRVGAALAACRAWADAVVVDVASPLERDEEIVSDLDGPRRNAATLAALAAADLVVAVVGCDPVGVSRFVRAYPDLRATIGTTPVRVLANKLRPGVLGIDARAQVRRALERFTGVSDVWFAPWDARAADAAILSAQPIAHAAARSSFATALRRFAGEAIASPAPARRGPAAARSA
- a CDS encoding SAF domain-containing protein translates to MTSLDAPRPRPRAFWSDLRFLLGIALIAASIAGVWLVVAAARHTEPVLAATRTIVAGESVASSDLRVVDVALGPASDAYARPATLAPGAIATRTISRGELVPTGALGSAGQAQTTTVVLSSAVDVPAVVERGSVVDVWAADRVERGEPVTPRILVAAVTVASVDRRSSALGSPGTSVEVVIPQADVAAVLAAVTGEASVSVVPTTGPTTGPTP
- a CDS encoding helix-turn-helix domain-containing protein, which translates into the protein MSSPTPSGARLFTPAQVAEMLAIEVDEVIALVLDGQLRGARVGSPGQWRVEADSVEAYLDDQAEEARRMALWRESNAASFPELWGRGPVRHPD